The Prevotella sp. E9-3 genome has a window encoding:
- a CDS encoding DUF4421 family protein, whose product MRRSLAVILVSLACTSLFAQTGVERFVRKVGTLIDAMSVRGVDRRYIDAPEKAWQFIVKGNANQSVVSMKTEGTIMDAYYEASPYMKTEPSRYIGVWAGYRGYGLGYTVNVAGDKGSYFTLGATGGAYGISIRFHSFDNDAPNFDLSSDLVGEENKEDWSQVQLRDPIKVRTVTADGYYFFNGKRFSYAAAYDQSVIQKRSAGSVVAGAMYYYSHIDYADHTNGDLIYLMHGLGRVKLWQASVGVGYAYNWSIAPSGTNRENGLLISIMAVPMVTFVNRIRTYSYSTNMEQLMTDPTFWNNDIENEDWDNWFYDHIKIAPQEEKTINSNPSLDINSRLSLTYNFGRYFMSAYGQFHNSRFSHNKTSGYLNDWFVNASIGIRL is encoded by the coding sequence ATGAGAAGGTCCTTGGCAGTTATTCTGGTTTCATTAGCCTGTACATCTTTGTTCGCACAGACGGGCGTAGAACGATTTGTAAGAAAAGTGGGCACGCTAATCGATGCGATGTCGGTCAGAGGTGTTGACCGTCGCTACATTGATGCACCTGAAAAAGCCTGGCAATTCATAGTCAAAGGAAATGCAAACCAGAGTGTAGTATCAATGAAAACAGAGGGCACCATTATGGATGCCTACTACGAAGCTTCACCCTACATGAAGACTGAGCCATCCAGATATATAGGCGTTTGGGCTGGTTATAGAGGTTATGGCTTAGGATATACAGTCAATGTTGCTGGCGATAAAGGTAGCTATTTTACTCTTGGAGCAACAGGTGGTGCTTATGGTATCAGTATTCGTTTTCATTCATTTGATAATGATGCTCCAAATTTCGACCTGTCCAGTGATTTGGTGGGTGAGGAAAACAAGGAGGACTGGAGTCAAGTTCAATTGCGTGACCCAATCAAGGTGCGTACAGTTACTGCTGATGGATATTATTTTTTTAATGGGAAACGCTTCTCTTATGCTGCCGCCTATGACCAGTCGGTGATTCAGAAACGTTCTGCAGGTTCTGTCGTAGCGGGAGCAATGTACTACTATAGTCATATTGACTATGCTGATCATACGAATGGTGATCTGATATATCTGATGCATGGACTGGGACGAGTAAAACTTTGGCAGGCAAGCGTAGGAGTGGGGTATGCTTATAATTGGTCGATTGCTCCTTCGGGCACAAACAGAGAAAATGGTCTGTTAATCAGTATAATGGCTGTGCCAATGGTTACCTTTGTGAATAGAATAAGAACCTATTCCTATTCCACTAATATGGAACAACTAATGACGGACCCAACATTCTGGAATAATGATATTGAAAATGAGGATTGGGACAACTGGTTCTACGATCACATTAAGATTGCACCTCAGGAAGAAAAAACGATAAATAGTAATCCTTCACTTGATATCAATAGTCGTCTGTCACTTACCTACAATTTTGGACGCTATTTCATGAGTGCATATGGACAGTTTCATAATAGTCGCTTCAGTCACAATAAGACCAGTGGCTATCTGAACGACTGGTTCGTAAATGCTTCAATCGGCATAAGGCTATAA
- a CDS encoding YebC/PmpR family DNA-binding transcriptional regulator, translated as MGRAFEYRKATKLKRWGHMAKTFTKIGKQIAIAVKAGGPEPENNPALRAIIANAKRENMPKDNIERAIKNAMGKDQSDYKEVTYEGYGPHGIAIFIETLTDNTTRTVGDVRSVFNKFNGNLGTQGSLSFLFDHKSVFTFKKKDGLDMDEMILDLIDYGVEDEYDEDEEENSITIYADPSSFSAVQKHLEENGFEVTGAEFTRIPNDLKDVTAEERETIDKMVEKLEDFDDVQTVYTNMKPEEEA; from the coding sequence ATGGGAAGAGCATTTGAATATCGTAAAGCTACAAAGCTGAAGAGATGGGGCCACATGGCCAAGACATTTACTAAGATTGGTAAGCAGATTGCCATTGCCGTGAAGGCTGGTGGTCCAGAGCCAGAGAACAATCCTGCGCTGCGTGCTATTATAGCTAACGCTAAGCGTGAGAACATGCCGAAGGATAATATCGAGCGTGCCATCAAAAATGCAATGGGTAAAGACCAGAGCGATTATAAGGAAGTTACATACGAGGGATACGGACCTCACGGAATCGCTATCTTCATAGAGACCCTGACCGACAATACTACTCGTACCGTGGGTGATGTTCGTTCGGTGTTCAATAAGTTCAATGGTAACCTGGGTACTCAGGGATCACTGTCGTTCCTTTTCGACCATAAGTCGGTATTTACCTTTAAGAAAAAGGATGGTCTGGATATGGACGAGATGATTCTCGATCTGATTGACTACGGTGTTGAAGACGAGTATGATGAGGATGAGGAAGAGAACAGCATCACCATCTACGCTGATCCTTCAAGTTTCAGTGCAGTACAGAAGCATCTGGAAGAGAATGGCTTCGAAGTTACCGGTGCAGAGTTTACTCGTATTCCCAACGATCTGAAAGACGTTACCGCTGAAGAGCGTGAGACTATCGATAAGATGGTTGAGAAACTTGAAGATTTCGATGACGTTCAGACTGTTTATACTAATATGAAACCAGAGGAAGAAGCATAA